The genome window GAACTTTGTCTGGAAATCAAGGACTGGTTAATGAAGTTAGTTGATTTGtagctttatttttgtttttgtatggTCTAATGAAAATCCTAATGTTTCTGATAGTAACTGGGTAGAAGTTCGGTTTTGGCTATTGTCATTCAGTATGTAAATGATGTTGAACATTTTATATCCTTATGGCTTAgcaacccttttttttattatgccATGTCGTCATTGATAATCGCGAGTTGTGTAATTTTATGTTGTTCTTTCTCCTCCTCCTTCAGATTGGAAAAATTGGGAGCCTTAAAATGGGACAAGGTAGTGCATGGCAATCAAGCATGGAGGCTTATCACTTGCATCTAGCTGCACGCTGGTGTTATTCATCTGCTTGCAAACATGTTGAGCTTGATCTTCATTGGAATTCACCTTGAACAACAATTTGGATTCAGTACGTTATCTGTTCCTTTTTGCAGTTGTATAATATTTCTAGAATATGTAACATTTATAAGCATTTTGTCAGTCTTTGGTTGGTTTTTTAATTGACATATGTTCTTTATCCCGGCGATGCGTGTTGGGCTTATCTATCTATTGTCCGGTTTTGGTGGTAGCGTACTATCGTCTCTTTTCATTCAACGTAGCGTTTATTGGTGCCTCGGTGCTTTATTTGGCCTTCTTGGAGCAATGTTGTCGAGGCTGGCGACTAATTGGACTATCTATACAAATAAGGTAATATTAGTTGCCTCGGGTTCCTATCTACTTAGAAATGCAATCAAGGAAACCAGAGTTATAGGTGATTTCTTTTTCATGTGGCTTGAAAAGTAATAGAGGATATTGATTTTTACCTTAATTTGTAGGTCAGCTCGATCACACTCACGGTCATCATTGTCATTAACTTAGCGTTGGGGATTCTTCATCACGTCGACAACTTTATGCGCATATTGGAGGTTTCTTAACGGTTTTCTCCTCGAGTTCGTTTTGTGCTTCGTCCCCAATTCGGTGGGTGGGACGTAAACATCTTCTGCCGGTGCTCGTGTAACATCTAAGCATAAGGCATACCAATACCTATTTTTGGTGATAGCTATGTTTTACTCATTGTTGGGTAAGTTCTCTCAACCCTACATTACTAGTTTAGCACTCGTGTTTATAATTCGGTCCCGTTTTTTAATCTCCTCTGTTTTCCTTTTTGAATAATGACAGTTTCACAGTGGGGTTGGTAATCTTTGTTTAGAGGAGAGAATGGACATGACCATTGCAATTGGTGCCATTACGAATTGTGTTCCTACATCAAAATGGCACTGTGGGAACTAAGGCACCTTTATTACATATCGTTCAACGATTCTTTTCTAGTTTCCTTTACATTTTTacatttgttaatttcttgGTGTTGTTACGTGcctatgtgtatatatatacatacatacgtacATGGTTAGTTTTTAGACTTCGAGTTATTTTATTCACTGTTGTTATGTGATTTGACATTTTATACACAGCTTGGTCTAAATATATACAATAAGCGATTTTACTTGAAGAAAATACTAGAATATCTTTCAGTTTTCCCTATAGTTTTAGCTAAAGGTTTTGGCTTTGCATTTTTGTGTGCTGAGATCAATATTTACTTTCTCTGAGGTCGTATCTATAATCTAACTTTGTCTCTTTGGACATTAAAGgatgaaagtttaattattagaGATACAATATCTCTAGTTTCCGCATTAAATCGTTCAATCGGCATACAACCATGACTTGTACCGATATAAGTGCCTTGAAATTGTTCATTGGGGCATTCCGTCTACTTGTATTCACACAAGCCGGACTTGTTGCGAAATAAGTGTGCAAGGGCCCCCAAAACATGTCCGGAacacctaaaatcaagccaaaaccatTACCAATCATTCCCTAATATTTCTaaacattataaaacataaaacaccATCAAATCAACATATATTCCAAATAAAGCTCAACCAAGTTCACAGAGCTAACAAAATATTCAAGATGCGATGAGATTAGTTAAGATAGTAACTTCGCTTTAAGTCGAACCTTTACCTACGCGTTGAAAAAATAATGCGTTAAGCTTGTAAAAACTTAGTAAATAGTCAAGAATTAATCTTTGCCTTTACAAGTAAtcaatattaaacatataaataccttgtttatgatatattaaaatGGAATTAAGTAGACATTAAGCATTAAGATTCTCAAAactatttattatatgttactcATCAATTCACTAATAAatttcacttaccatttcattttagCCCAAATATAGATTTAATAGGACATAAGGATATGTGGATAGAACACTGAATCACTAGAAcaaatgtaaaaacaacttttccggaaaatattttcgaaatcatcaaacaatgaaaatattttacatagattcaatcaaacaccagaaaatattttccagtaaatcattttacagaaaagtaaaacattttccagaaatcattttacggaaaacattttactggcaatcaaacggaccctaaattaaattgtttcaatgaTATGGTAAGTTTTGATTATGTACAAGCTAAGCTGTACTATGATGATTCATGCTTGTATGTATAATtgagtttatgttttgaattttttgtgatGGTGCCAAATGGCTTATTGGTTAGTATTAGGATAATGATACCTAATTGCATACTTAGTTATTAATTATACTAAGTAAGATGGTTAATAGATCATAGTTGAATCATGGCATGTTTATAATGGATTGAGTGAGTTTTATGCAGTTCATATGTGAACCTATTTGTATCcatgaattaaaatataggtttgggcatgaaatgaattttcaaaCTTGTACTTTTTTATCATCTGgataaaagtatcgataccaagaATTAAGGTATCAATACTTGACCAAATGAACAGTGTTTTCAAATTACAGAATGCCAAGATGGTATCGATATCGATTTTGGTATCGATATCAATCacaaaaatatcgatacttatttctttggtatcgatacttagttcaaagttttgaaaaatttacaGTTTTGTCCTTTTTCATGCTTGAATCTAATCTATTGTACTTTAAAGCTTGATTTagtttcgttttcatttttaataattaatgtgTGCATTTATATGATCATTCAGTGTTTTAAATTGCATATGATTGTTCTGAATTTATTCTTAGCATCTCGTAGCTTAGGCTCGACAATCAGACCGAGTATGGGATGTTACACAATGACACCCtaacttggatttgattttatggcagattgaaatataataaaactatcaacattttctttgaatagaatttgatttttgaagTCCTAGTGGAAGAGGACTTACCTTTCTTTTTCAAAGATACATCTTTTGATCTTTGTTCCTTCAaggtatgattttttttaatttcttttttcttttctactttcTCCTTGAGAGGTAAATGACCTTGGTCTCCATCTATGATTTACTTGTTTGCTTTACTAACTGAAACGAATATGTTCATATACATAATAGATGAGTACTTTGGTGGTTGAAGTTAGTGGTGAAAAGGTCAAAGTAATATGGGATAAGAGATTGACAGAAATACTCTGtgatatatgtattaaataggTATTGAAAGGCAATGGATATAGTACTCATTTCACAAAAGATGGATGACTGAAAATAATGGCCTAACTTTGAGAAATAAACAGGTAAGGCTTATTCACAAAGACAACTTAAAAATAGGTGGGATGCCTTGAAAAAAGAATGGAAGGCTTGGAATAAACTTAAAAGCGGAGATATTGGTCTAGGGTGGAATCctataaaaaaaacctttgatGCATTGAATGATTCGTGGGAGAGTAGGCTAAAGTTACATTAATAACTCTtaacattttttgtttttttttcttatttatgaggTTATTGATAATTTCTTATTAAACTACCAATTTATATGTAGGTTGTGCCTGAAGCTCAAAAATTTAGAACATCGGGTATTAATCTTGAACTCGAAGGGATGTTGGACCAGATGTTCATGGGGGTAGTTGCAACTAATGATAAAGCATGGACACCTTCTTCTAGTACACTCCATAGTGAAATTTTTGAGGATGTTAACAATGACATAATTAAAGAGAATGAGGAAGACAATGCGAGAAATGATGTTCACATTTTAAATGATGCTCacatttcaaatgatgttcaCATTGATGGAAACGgtcaaaaaaggaaaacaccTAAGATATCTACTTCACATTTTAAAATGGGAATGAAGAAATCCTCAAAGCAAATTGGAGGGGCTACAAGATTATCTGATCAAATTGAGAAATTATGCAATGTAGTTGACAATATGAGTCAAGCCACTTGTAGTTTGGCTCCTGTTATGGATCCATATGGTATTCCACAAGCAGTCATAATGCTTGATAGCATGTCGGAGGAAGTTCCAAAAGTTAGTCCCCTATACTTTTTCTCACTGAAATTATTACTCAATAA of Gossypium raimondii isolate GPD5lz chromosome 3, ASM2569854v1, whole genome shotgun sequence contains these proteins:
- the LOC105797173 gene encoding LOW QUALITY PROTEIN: RHOMBOID-like protein 3 (The sequence of the model RefSeq protein was modified relative to this genomic sequence to represent the inferred CDS: inserted 4 bases in 3 codons; deleted 3 bases in 2 codons; substituted 1 base at 1 genomic stop codon) translates to MPEAIFLISTLSSSSNTIATHIDRLSKKHPKNNQGFEGGCVARFLGRLSFEPLKENHLFGPSSNTLEKLGALKWDKVVHGNQAWRLITCIXLHAGVIHLLANMLSLIFIGIHLEQQFGFMRVGLIYLLSGFGGSVLSSLFIQRSVYWCLGALFGLLGAMLSRLATNWTIYTNKVSSITLTVIIVINLALGILHHVDNFAHIGGFLTVFSSSSFCASSPIRWVGRKHLXAGARVTSKHKAYQYLFLVIAXVLLIVGFTVGLVILFRGENGHDHCNWCHYXNCVPTSKWHCGN